The proteins below come from a single Candidatus Bathyarchaeota archaeon genomic window:
- a CDS encoding ATP-binding cassette domain-containing protein encodes MPHAIETQKLTKAYSTLKAVDSLDLTVETGEIFGLLGPNGAGKTTTVSMLCTILKPTSGTATVNGYNIVREPNKVRKSIGIVFQDPSIDDRLTARENLYMHANLYGVPASEQKQRIEHTLKLVELEERADDLLRTYSGGMRRRLELGRGLLHYPKVLFLDEPTVGLDPQTRDHIWKYIRELKEAHDITVVLTTHYMDEADRLSDRIAIMDHGKVVVLDTPPKLKETLEGDVVTVKANNLETLAKLVSQWLGFKQVRRVEDSLEITVFNAKSAMPRIMELAYQNNIYVESLVSREPNLEDVFLRYTGRSIRQDSTKELHGLAAAQRRAVK; translated from the coding sequence ATGCCCCATGCAATTGAAACCCAGAAGCTTACAAAAGCCTACAGCACCCTAAAAGCCGTCGACAGCCTCGATTTAACAGTGGAAACCGGCGAAATCTTCGGTTTACTGGGTCCAAACGGGGCAGGAAAAACCACTACGGTTTCTATGCTTTGCACTATCCTTAAACCCACCTCGGGCACCGCCACAGTCAACGGCTACAACATCGTGCGGGAACCCAACAAAGTCCGCAAATCCATAGGTATAGTCTTCCAGGACCCCAGCATAGATGACCGCTTAACAGCCCGAGAAAACCTCTACATGCACGCGAACCTCTACGGCGTCCCCGCCTCAGAACAGAAACAGCGCATAGAACACACCTTAAAGCTGGTTGAGCTCGAGGAACGCGCGGATGATTTACTACGCACCTACTCGGGCGGCATGCGCAGGCGGCTGGAGCTGGGCAGGGGCCTGCTTCATTACCCCAAAGTCCTCTTCCTCGATGAACCCACCGTCGGCTTGGACCCGCAGACCCGCGATCACATCTGGAAATACATCCGTGAACTCAAAGAAGCCCATGACATAACCGTGGTGTTAACCACTCATTACATGGACGAGGCAGACCGCCTCAGCGACCGCATAGCCATCATGGATCATGGCAAAGTCGTGGTATTAGATACTCCCCCTAAACTCAAGGAAACCCTCGAGGGCGATGTCGTCACGGTTAAAGCAAACAATCTTGAGACGCTGGCGAAGCTTGTTTCTCAGTGGCTGGGGTTTAAGCAGGTCCGCCGTGTGGAGGATTCCTTGGAGATAACGGTGTTTAATGCAAAATCAGCGATGCCCCGCATCATGGAGCTTGCCTACCAGAACAACATATACGTGGAATCGCTGGTTTCAAGGGAACCCAACCTTGAAGACGTGTTTCTACGCTACACTGGACGCTCCATTCGCCAGGACTCCACAAAAGAACTACATGGCCTCGCGGCGGCGCAGAGGAGAGCAGTGAAATGA
- a CDS encoding ABC transporter permease, translating into MTETRALYTLWLREIKRFLRDRARVIISFVQPLLWLVVFAGGFGSRLLIPGIGYQQFLFPGIIGQTLLFTAMFMGISVIWDKEFGFMKEILVSPVSRFTIFLGKMFGDSTAALLQGVIVFAFGFLLGIPFNPLTLLAALPIMLLITFGLVGLGLIIASFMDSLENFGAIQTFINLPLFFLSGALFPVSGEGTPQWLQIASTFDPLTYGIDALRTVILGPAWTPIHPLPVNLAVICIFDVAMIAVGTWAFSRMK; encoded by the coding sequence ATGACGGAGACACGCGCACTCTACACGCTTTGGCTGCGTGAAATCAAACGTTTTCTACGCGACCGCGCCCGAGTCATCATCAGCTTCGTGCAGCCGCTGCTGTGGCTGGTGGTTTTCGCCGGCGGCTTCGGCTCAAGGCTCCTTATCCCAGGCATAGGCTATCAGCAGTTTCTTTTCCCAGGCATCATCGGGCAAACCCTGCTCTTCACAGCCATGTTCATGGGAATCAGCGTAATATGGGACAAAGAATTCGGCTTCATGAAAGAAATCTTGGTTTCTCCGGTTTCACGCTTCACGATTTTTTTGGGCAAAATGTTCGGGGACAGCACCGCCGCGTTGCTGCAGGGCGTCATCGTGTTTGCCTTCGGCTTTCTCTTAGGCATCCCATTTAACCCGCTCACGCTACTTGCGGCGCTGCCGATTATGCTGCTCATAACCTTTGGGCTTGTGGGGTTAGGCTTGATAATTGCCAGCTTCATGGATAGCCTAGAAAACTTTGGCGCCATCCAAACCTTCATCAACCTGCCCCTGTTCTTCCTCAGCGGCGCCCTCTTCCCCGTATCCGGAGAAGGCACGCCCCAATGGCTCCAGATAGCATCAACCTTTGATCCCCTCACCTACGGCATCGACGCACTGCGAACGGTGATTCTGGGTCCCGCTTGGACACCAATTCATCCGCTACCAGTAAACCTAGCGGTCATATGCATATTTGATGTTGCCATGATTGCAGTGGGCACCTGGGCATTTAGCAGGATGAAATAA
- a CDS encoding M20/M25/M40 family metallo-hydrolase: MHIKILTEVQEEITSLLSELISINTTNPPGNETHAAQFIADYLAKDGFKCEIIESAPGRGSLITRLKGTGEKPNLLLLSHLDVVAANPAEWTVEPFAGTVKDGYVYGRGAIDMKGMMAVELVTLRLLKRNGVPIKGDVVLAATADEERGGEEGAGYLLRNHKEKLWCPYVLNEGGGLAIPQNGVNVYPVQTAEKGILWFKIKAKGTPGHGSTPNMADNALVRINKVITKLSEYHAPTIYVSTLKEVLGEVAKNNPALKETITRLLNNPQQSDQILKELAQKDKSLAQEIWPRTKTTITPTIVKGGIKENIIPSECEVTFDCRVLPGQSVDETLTLIKSMLQELDDGKLSYEIIQMHDGSESTTQTPLYQAISSTLRDLEPNCGVTPNLTTGGTDSRFFRETGSVCYGFHPMRPDEPNDELEKRMHGIDERITVENLVFGVSVFYEAVKRFMT, translated from the coding sequence ATGCACATCAAAATTCTAACTGAAGTACAAGAGGAAATCACCTCTCTGCTCTCAGAGCTAATCAGCATAAACACCACAAACCCGCCTGGAAACGAAACCCACGCTGCCCAATTCATCGCCGACTACCTCGCCAAAGACGGCTTTAAATGCGAAATAATCGAATCAGCCCCCGGCAGAGGCAGCCTAATCACCCGCCTCAAAGGCACAGGAGAAAAACCCAACCTGCTACTGCTCTCACACCTCGACGTCGTCGCCGCCAACCCCGCGGAATGGACAGTTGAGCCCTTCGCTGGTACAGTTAAAGACGGCTACGTCTACGGCAGAGGCGCCATAGACATGAAGGGCATGATGGCAGTGGAACTGGTGACTCTTCGGCTGCTTAAAAGAAACGGCGTCCCCATTAAAGGCGACGTTGTTTTGGCGGCAACGGCAGATGAAGAACGCGGCGGCGAAGAAGGCGCCGGGTACCTGCTGCGTAACCACAAAGAGAAGCTCTGGTGCCCCTACGTGCTTAATGAGGGCGGCGGCCTAGCGATTCCTCAAAACGGCGTTAACGTTTATCCAGTCCAGACCGCAGAGAAGGGCATATTATGGTTTAAAATCAAAGCCAAAGGCACCCCGGGCCACGGCTCCACCCCCAACATGGCTGATAACGCGCTTGTACGCATAAACAAAGTCATCACCAAACTCTCAGAATACCATGCCCCCACAATTTATGTCTCCACCCTAAAAGAGGTCTTAGGGGAAGTCGCCAAGAACAACCCTGCCCTCAAAGAGACGATTACGCGTCTACTAAACAATCCCCAGCAAAGCGACCAAATCCTCAAAGAACTCGCCCAGAAAGACAAGTCGCTAGCTCAAGAAATCTGGCCTCGAACCAAAACAACCATAACCCCCACCATCGTCAAGGGCGGCATCAAAGAAAATATTATCCCCTCTGAATGCGAAGTAACCTTTGATTGCCGTGTGCTGCCCGGGCAAAGTGTCGATGAAACACTTACATTAATCAAATCGATGCTTCAAGAATTAGACGATGGAAAATTAAGCTATGAAATCATTCAGATGCATGACGGCTCAGAGTCGACCACCCAAACCCCCCTCTACCAGGCCATCAGCAGCACTCTGCGCGATCTTGAGCCGAACTGCGGTGTTACCCCCAACTTAACGACCGGCGGAACCGATTCACGCTTCTTTAGAGAAACCGGCAGCGTCTGCTACGGTTTCCATCCGATGCGCCCCGACGAACCCAACGATGAACTAGAGAAACGCATGCATGGCATCGATGAACGCATAACCGTGGAGAACTTGGTCTTCGGCGTTAGCGTCTTCTACGAAGCGGTTAAGCGCTTCATGACTTAA
- a CDS encoding HIT family protein, translating into MAYDENCIFCKIVAKQAPSSILYEDQTTIAFLDIRPLNLGHTLVIPKAHYVDIFDIPQKELGQVHIVSKQLAVAIKKATQADGVSIIQQNGKAAGQDIFHLHVHVVPRFLGQTLPRFSELKEVERSRLDEMAKRILDAMI; encoded by the coding sequence GTGGCATACGACGAAAACTGCATATTCTGCAAAATAGTGGCTAAACAAGCCCCCTCTAGCATACTCTACGAAGACCAAACAACCATAGCCTTCCTCGACATCAGGCCACTCAACCTAGGACACACGCTGGTTATCCCCAAAGCCCACTACGTTGACATCTTCGACATCCCCCAAAAAGAACTCGGGCAAGTCCACATCGTCTCAAAGCAGCTTGCCGTCGCCATAAAAAAAGCCACCCAAGCCGACGGAGTCAGCATCATCCAGCAGAACGGCAAAGCCGCGGGACAAGACATTTTCCATCTGCACGTGCATGTGGTGCCGCGGTTTCTGGGTCAGACGCTGCCGCGCTTCAGCGAACTTAAAGAGGTTGAACGCAGCAGACTCGATGAGATGGCTAAGAGAATTTTGGACGCGATGATTTAG
- a CDS encoding Lrp/AsnC family transcriptional regulator, with amino-acid sequence MKELKPIDYKILFELMKDSHRSDRQLAKALGVSQPTVTRRRAMLEENYIEGYTVIPKFGQIGFEIAAITFLKSKLKCETGEEKTKALQKMKEWYMKQTNVILVLDGRGMGWDSVCISLHENFANFAEFIRAHDSELSDWVVESQTFNADLKGGIVIKPFHLKYLTSLKQQ; translated from the coding sequence ATGAAAGAGCTGAAACCAATAGACTACAAGATTCTGTTTGAACTCATGAAGGACTCACACAGAAGCGACCGCCAACTAGCAAAAGCATTAGGTGTTTCGCAACCAACCGTGACCCGACGACGCGCCATGCTGGAAGAAAATTATATCGAAGGCTACACGGTCATTCCAAAGTTTGGCCAAATAGGGTTCGAAATTGCAGCAATCACCTTCCTGAAGAGTAAACTAAAATGTGAGACTGGCGAAGAAAAAACCAAAGCATTACAGAAAATGAAGGAATGGTACATGAAGCAAACCAACGTCATCCTCGTCTTAGATGGCAGAGGCATGGGTTGGGACTCAGTGTGCATTTCTCTGCATGAGAACTTTGCCAACTTCGCAGAATTCATCAGGGCTCACGATTCAGAGCTGTCCGACTGGGTGGTAGAAAGCCAAACTTTCAACGCTGATTTGAAAGGCGGAATAGTAATCAAACCGTTCCACCTCAAATACCTAACTTCTCTAAAGCAACAATAA
- a CDS encoding OsmC family protein: MVVLDFEGVATWSGGTECSLFIGGKQIATVSPPPSFGGKEGYCSPEDVFAAALASCMNTLFLLIAKNSQLALKKLETKVTVKMNAEGMEKLVFTDVHFAMNVGLEDDSEHERKKATMVYRLAQKICPIRQSWGEDVPISFILSFV; this comes from the coding sequence GTGGTTGTACTCGATTTTGAAGGCGTCGCCACTTGGAGTGGCGGAACAGAATGCAGCTTATTCATCGGAGGCAAACAAATCGCTACGGTTAGCCCTCCGCCCTCGTTTGGAGGCAAAGAAGGCTACTGCAGCCCAGAAGACGTATTCGCCGCTGCCTTAGCCTCATGCATGAACACGCTGTTTCTGTTAATTGCTAAAAACAGTCAACTGGCTCTCAAAAAGCTGGAGACAAAAGTCACAGTTAAAATGAATGCGGAGGGCATGGAGAAACTGGTTTTCACCGACGTGCATTTCGCCATGAACGTGGGCTTGGAGGATGACAGCGAGCATGAACGCAAAAAGGCAACCATGGTGTATCGGTTGGCGCAGAAGATTTGTCCGATTCGCCAGTCATGGGGCGAGGATGTGCCAATCAGTTTCATACTCAGCTTTGTTTAG
- the glgP gene encoding alpha-glucan family phosphorylase: MQANDLQGVLKGQKIAYFSMEIGLTSEIPTYAGGLGTLAGDAIRSGADLKLPLIGVTLISKRNYFTQKLDAEGRQSELQSEWNPAKFMTLLPNEVQVQIEGRTVRVKAWLYTYRSITGGVVPVLFLDTDFDMNYPQDREIAYYLYGGDERYRLKQEAILGLGGVRMLDALGFKVRKYHMNEGHSSLLAVELLRKYDMDAEKVRELCVFTTHTPLEAGHDKFNYDLVTSVLETLDLGLLKKYGGDERLNMTRLALKLSNYVNGVAKRHQQISSQMFSGYEIHAITNGVHSFTWTGDSYRKIYDKYLPGWAIEPELLAKVEIIPDCEIWAAHQEQKKMLIDFANQKTNGHLSEDVFTLGFARRATEYKRATLLFSNIERLRSISHKGKIQAVFAGKAHPRDIGGKRLIEQIYGYAKQLRGDLEVVYLENYDMDIAAKMVGGVDVWLNTPLRPMEASGTSGMKAAHNGVINFSVLDGWWIEGWIENLTGWAIGPHSTQTIDADNHSVKESEDLYNKLEYVITPMFYDRPDEWIKMMKNSIGKIAYYFNSHRMMRRYVTEAYL; this comes from the coding sequence ATGCAAGCAAATGACTTACAGGGTGTGCTAAAGGGACAAAAGATTGCTTACTTCTCAATGGAGATAGGTTTAACAAGCGAAATCCCCACGTACGCAGGCGGCTTGGGTACGCTGGCTGGTGACGCTATCCGCTCTGGCGCTGACCTTAAGCTACCCCTAATCGGAGTCACATTGATTAGTAAAAGGAACTATTTTACCCAGAAACTTGATGCCGAGGGCAGACAATCCGAGCTGCAAAGCGAATGGAACCCCGCTAAATTCATGACGCTTCTGCCCAACGAGGTTCAAGTGCAGATTGAGGGGCGCACTGTCAGGGTTAAGGCGTGGCTTTACACTTACCGAAGTATAACCGGCGGAGTTGTTCCTGTCCTGTTTTTAGACACAGACTTCGACATGAATTACCCGCAGGACAGAGAAATCGCCTATTACCTCTACGGGGGAGATGAGCGGTACCGCCTAAAACAGGAAGCCATACTGGGATTGGGCGGCGTACGCATGCTCGATGCATTGGGCTTTAAAGTGCGCAAGTACCACATGAACGAGGGGCACTCTAGCCTTTTAGCCGTAGAGTTGCTGCGCAAATACGATATGGACGCCGAGAAGGTACGGGAACTCTGCGTTTTCACCACCCACACCCCGCTCGAGGCTGGGCATGACAAATTCAACTATGACTTGGTGACGAGCGTTCTTGAAACGTTGGATTTGGGGCTGCTTAAAAAGTACGGCGGAGACGAACGGTTAAACATGACCCGACTCGCGCTTAAGCTAAGCAACTACGTTAACGGGGTAGCTAAGCGGCATCAGCAGATTTCCAGCCAAATGTTTTCCGGCTACGAAATCCACGCCATAACCAACGGCGTCCACTCCTTCACTTGGACGGGGGACAGCTACCGTAAAATATACGATAAGTACCTGCCCGGCTGGGCGATTGAACCTGAGCTTTTAGCGAAGGTAGAAATCATTCCTGACTGCGAAATCTGGGCGGCCCATCAAGAACAGAAAAAGATGCTCATTGATTTTGCTAACCAAAAAACCAACGGTCACCTAAGCGAGGACGTCTTCACGTTGGGGTTTGCGCGGCGGGCAACGGAGTATAAGCGGGCAACTTTGCTCTTCTCAAACATTGAGCGGCTGCGTTCGATCAGCCACAAGGGCAAGATACAGGCTGTATTCGCTGGGAAAGCGCATCCGCGGGATATAGGCGGCAAACGGCTTATAGAGCAAATCTACGGCTACGCTAAGCAGCTTAGAGGCGACCTTGAAGTGGTCTACTTGGAAAACTATGACATGGACATCGCTGCCAAGATGGTTGGCGGGGTGGATGTTTGGCTTAACACTCCCCTTCGGCCCATGGAGGCGTCGGGCACCAGCGGCATGAAGGCCGCGCATAACGGCGTCATAAACTTCAGTGTTCTCGACGGCTGGTGGATTGAAGGCTGGATTGAGAACCTTACCGGCTGGGCTATTGGTCCACATTCAACCCAGACCATCGACGCGGATAACCATTCAGTGAAGGAAAGCGAGGACCTCTACAATAAACTCGAATACGTCATCACCCCAATGTTCTACGATCGCCCCGACGAATGGATAAAGATGATGAAGAACAGCATCGGCAAAATCGCCTACTACTTCAACAGCCACCGCATGATGCGCCGATACGTAACAGAAGCCTACCTCTAA
- a CDS encoding iron-sulfur cluster assembly protein, with translation MTELEDKVHQAVGKVQDPETGQTFEEMQMIQSVKETAPGTVSVEFVPTSPFCPIAFKLASDIRDAAKSVGGVEKALVYCRGHAMEEQINEMTNK, from the coding sequence ATGACTGAACTCGAAGACAAGGTACATCAAGCAGTTGGTAAAGTACAGGACCCCGAAACCGGGCAGACATTCGAGGAGATGCAGATGATTCAAAGCGTCAAAGAAACTGCTCCAGGCACGGTAAGTGTCGAGTTTGTTCCAACCAGTCCCTTCTGTCCAATCGCCTTTAAACTCGCCTCCGACATCCGTGACGCCGCCAAATCCGTTGGGGGAGTGGAGAAAGCGCTTGTTTACTGCCGCGGTCACGCGATGGAAGAGCAAATCAACGAAATGACCAACAAATAG
- a CDS encoding metallophosphoesterase — translation MLNGLVTKEPPTQKVVKTVGLISDTHIPKRAHCMPKKVLEIFEQTDYIIHAGDLVELEVIDELEQLAPVLAVHGNMDGMDITGALPRLNSLRLFDWKIGVMHDPDIAFGFNRMRELVREHGFNVFVYGHTHVASVKWEGKTLYINPGSPTVPPSVMGKLSVGILKVTNESITPQIIEL, via the coding sequence ATGTTAAACGGACTCGTCACCAAAGAGCCGCCTACACAAAAAGTAGTCAAGACGGTGGGGTTAATCTCCGACACCCATATCCCCAAAAGAGCCCACTGCATGCCCAAAAAGGTGCTGGAAATCTTTGAGCAAACCGACTACATCATACACGCAGGCGACCTAGTCGAATTGGAGGTTATCGATGAACTCGAGCAGCTTGCGCCAGTACTGGCAGTGCACGGCAACATGGACGGCATGGATATCACTGGCGCTCTTCCAAGGCTTAATTCACTTAGGCTTTTTGACTGGAAAATCGGTGTGATGCATGACCCAGACATAGCCTTCGGGTTTAACCGTATGCGGGAACTCGTCAGGGAGCATGGCTTTAACGTCTTTGTCTATGGGCACACGCATGTTGCAAGCGTAAAGTGGGAGGGCAAAACCCTCTACATAAACCCGGGCAGCCCCACGGTTCCCCCGTCTGTTATGGGAAAACTTTCAGTGGGCATCCTCAAAGTCACCAACGAATCCATTACACCCCAGATAATTGAGCTTTAA
- a CDS encoding YkgJ family cysteine cluster protein, whose product MRCSNCGVCCTETEMLLSQKDIDRLRKLGYPLDLFVRFDKQGYATLKNRGGYCVFYDLKNRCCSVYASRPSGCRVYPVIVDEDKGIVLDSICEMRCTISEREKALKGKRVVRLLEVIDSEASRRRL is encoded by the coding sequence ATGCGCTGCTCAAACTGTGGCGTCTGCTGCACCGAAACCGAGATGCTGCTCTCGCAGAAAGATATCGATCGCCTAAGGAAACTCGGCTACCCCTTAGATCTGTTTGTTCGCTTCGACAAACAAGGCTACGCAACCCTCAAAAACCGCGGCGGCTACTGCGTCTTCTACGACCTCAAAAACCGCTGCTGCAGCGTCTATGCATCCCGGCCCTCAGGCTGCAGAGTTTACCCTGTCATCGTCGATGAGGATAAGGGAATAGTTCTTGATTCAATCTGTGAAATGAGATGCACAATATCTGAGCGTGAAAAAGCTTTGAAGGGTAAGCGTGTGGTGCGGCTTTTGGAAGTTATCGATTCTGAGGCATCTAGGCGGCGGCTATGA
- a CDS encoding adenylosuccinate synthetase: MPCQVIVGAFWGDEGKGKIISYLALKDNLDFCVRTGSVNAAHTIWYEGKKYALHMVPAAFINPKTRLLIAAGANIHVPQFFKELELTQVDPKRVGIDQNASIIEQKHSDQDKASAVNKGIGTTGWGVGPAIEERVRRTAKLAKEIPELNSFICDQISEVNDGLDAGKKVLLEGTQGFMLSLFLGGGYPYVTSRDTGASAIASEAGVGPTRVDDVIVVFKSFITRVGAGPLPGEISKEEAQKRGWFEVAAGTGRDRRSAPFNFELAKRNAKINGATQAAMTKLDVIYPSCKGARKYDDLSKEAKEFIKEVETQTGVPVTLIGTGPEALDIIDRRV, encoded by the coding sequence ATGCCATGCCAAGTAATCGTCGGCGCCTTCTGGGGAGACGAAGGCAAAGGAAAAATAATCTCGTATTTAGCCCTAAAAGACAACCTTGACTTCTGCGTTAGAACAGGCTCAGTGAACGCCGCCCACACCATCTGGTATGAAGGCAAAAAATATGCTCTCCACATGGTTCCCGCAGCATTCATTAACCCCAAAACCCGTCTTCTCATTGCGGCAGGCGCCAACATTCATGTTCCCCAATTCTTTAAGGAACTCGAGTTAACCCAAGTGGATCCTAAACGCGTAGGCATCGACCAGAACGCCTCGATAATTGAGCAGAAACACAGCGACCAAGATAAAGCCTCAGCGGTTAACAAGGGCATAGGCACCACAGGTTGGGGCGTCGGACCCGCTATTGAAGAACGTGTTAGGCGCACCGCCAAATTAGCCAAAGAAATCCCTGAGCTTAACTCGTTTATCTGTGACCAAATCAGCGAGGTCAACGACGGCTTAGATGCAGGCAAAAAGGTGCTTTTGGAGGGTACGCAGGGCTTTATGCTTTCGCTTTTCCTCGGCGGCGGCTATCCATACGTGACCAGCCGCGATACAGGCGCATCCGCCATTGCCTCTGAAGCAGGCGTTGGACCCACAAGAGTCGACGATGTCATCGTTGTCTTCAAATCTTTCATCACCCGCGTGGGCGCTGGTCCCTTGCCAGGCGAAATCAGCAAGGAGGAGGCGCAGAAGCGGGGCTGGTTTGAGGTTGCCGCTGGAACAGGCAGAGACCGCCGCAGTGCACCCTTCAACTTTGAGTTAGCCAAGCGAAACGCGAAGATTAACGGGGCAACGCAAGCCGCCATGACTAAACTCGACGTTATCTACCCGAGTTGCAAGGGCGCGCGGAAGTATGATGATTTATCCAAAGAAGCCAAAGAATTCATTAAAGAGGTTGAAACCCAGACTGGTGTGCCAGTGACTTTGATTGGAACTGGTCCAGAGGCGTTGGATATAATCGATCGCCGTGTATAG
- a CDS encoding ABC transporter ATP-binding protein, whose amino-acid sequence MSSQYAVELSGVTKRYNEIVAVNNISLTIPRGEIFALLGPNGSGKSTTLKMLLGLVTPTAGQVNVLGLDVSKDPVGIKRQVGYVPESPTVYEFLTGIEYLDFIGDIYNVSAAEKQQRINEYLKALELKGREGDMINSYSDGMKKKISLISAFLHKPKLLILDEPLNALDPRSARIVKDFLYELKAQGVTTILSTHVLEIAEAVCDRIGIMYQGSILALGSMNELREKASLPGSGLEDIFLKLTGTGDLRAVVEELLK is encoded by the coding sequence ATGAGTAGCCAGTATGCAGTTGAGCTTAGCGGCGTTACAAAACGCTATAACGAAATAGTTGCGGTAAATAACATCAGCTTAACAATTCCCAGAGGCGAAATCTTTGCGTTGCTGGGCCCTAACGGCTCAGGGAAATCTACCACGCTAAAGATGCTGCTTGGACTCGTCACACCCACCGCTGGGCAAGTAAACGTGTTGGGTCTAGACGTATCTAAGGATCCGGTTGGCATAAAGCGTCAGGTCGGCTATGTGCCCGAATCCCCCACTGTATACGAGTTCCTCACTGGCATAGAGTACTTGGATTTCATCGGCGACATCTACAATGTTTCCGCCGCCGAAAAGCAGCAGCGCATAAATGAGTACCTTAAGGCGCTTGAGCTTAAGGGCCGAGAAGGCGACATGATAAACAGCTACTCAGACGGCATGAAAAAGAAAATCAGCCTCATCTCAGCTTTCCTGCATAAACCCAAACTCTTAATCCTCGACGAACCCCTAAACGCGCTGGATCCCCGAAGCGCCCGCATCGTTAAAGATTTCCTCTACGAACTTAAAGCGCAGGGCGTCACCACTATCCTCTCAACGCATGTGCTGGAAATCGCTGAAGCCGTATGCGACCGCATAGGCATCATGTATCAGGGAAGCATCTTGGCTTTGGGCAGCATGAATGAGCTGCGTGAAAAAGCGTCTCTTCCAGGCTCAGGGCTAGAAGACATATTCCTCAAGCTTACAGGCACGGGCGATTTACGAGCTGTCGTTGAGGAACTGTTGAAATGA
- a CDS encoding trypsin-like peptidase domain-containing protein produces MLTTKGLGKGSANTVAVLFILGLLVGGLLMYYVTYRQVTTLNSEIADLQNTVNRIEGTQNVTYQTITILQNGTSLADLYANVRDSVVLIQGQTDSGGVQGSGFVYSFNGRDVVITNYHVIEDTTGLSVTFSNGKGYPADVLGQDPYADLAVLSVNAPASEFKPVNIVSSSPLRVGEPVIAIGNPYGLVGSLTTGVVSATGRSITEDTAGGYAIANVIQTSTPINPGNSGGLLLNSLGNVVGITTAIVSDSQGLGFAIPSNTILREIGSLVNSGSYNGHSYLGVTGTDMSYRSAQDTGATVTYGWRIASIARGGPSDGALTVDDIIIGMNNQTIKNNDDLASYLEQNTSPGDVINLTVVRDGSQISVAVTLGPRPAST; encoded by the coding sequence ATGTTAACGACTAAGGGCCTCGGTAAGGGCTCCGCCAACACAGTTGCTGTACTCTTCATTTTAGGATTATTAGTTGGCGGTTTACTCATGTATTATGTCACCTACCGGCAGGTAACAACTCTCAACAGCGAAATCGCAGACCTGCAGAACACAGTTAACCGCATTGAAGGCACCCAAAACGTAACCTACCAAACCATCACTATCCTCCAGAACGGCACCTCCTTAGCTGACTTATACGCCAACGTACGTGACTCAGTCGTTTTAATACAGGGCCAAACTGACAGCGGGGGCGTTCAGGGCTCAGGGTTTGTTTACTCCTTTAACGGCAGGGATGTCGTGATAACTAACTACCACGTTATCGAAGACACCACCGGCTTAAGTGTAACCTTCTCTAACGGCAAAGGCTACCCTGCAGATGTTTTAGGACAAGACCCCTACGCTGACTTAGCGGTGCTCTCGGTTAACGCGCCCGCATCGGAGTTTAAGCCCGTGAACATCGTGAGTTCTTCGCCTCTGCGTGTAGGTGAACCCGTCATTGCCATCGGTAACCCCTATGGGCTAGTGGGCTCGTTGACTACAGGCGTTGTCAGCGCCACGGGACGCAGCATAACCGAGGACACTGCAGGCGGATACGCCATAGCCAACGTTATCCAAACCAGCACCCCAATTAACCCCGGCAACTCAGGTGGGTTACTTTTGAATTCACTTGGAAATGTCGTGGGGATAACCACCGCGATTGTCTCTGACTCACAGGGACTTGGCTTTGCCATACCCTCGAATACGATTCTAAGAGAAATCGGTTCGCTCGTAAACAGCGGCAGCTACAATGGCCACTCGTACCTCGGCGTAACTGGCACCGATATGAGTTATCGATCAGCGCAGGATACAGGGGCAACGGTTACCTATGGTTGGCGGATAGCTTCGATTGCCAGGGGCGGACCGAGCGATGGCGCATTAACCGTCGACGACATCATAATCGGCATGAATAATCAGACTATCAAAAACAACGATGATTTAGCAAGTTACCTTGAACAGAACACCTCACCCGGCGACGTGATTAACTTGACAGTTGTAAGGGATGGCTCTCAGATTTCTGTGGCTGTGACTTTAGGGCCGAGGCCTGCTTCGACATAA